aaagttgagttgagtttgggttggagcgataccaaactcgaccggatgcgctttctccatgtgacgggtaaatgtaccgtatcctccaccccttcggaatgtgtatacgttttcgcaatagttgcaatacacattatgaGTGTtaggatcgttactatcttgtaccttcttgaagtgtttcaccatgatgttggaggttaaagacctgtcagctggtctaggaggttgaggaggacgaggttgtccacgaccacgccgactccttggtggtggtgggggtggcatttcttgaacctcttctacctcctccccctcctcctcgtcgtcatcatcatcatcgtcttcatcaacattcacaggggttggactttgttgggaataggcaccgcgaccgggagcaccactaccggtaccaacataagcatcgccttggtattgagagcgagagagagcaatagcatgtgccacatcttgctcttctcgagcctacaaaataatatttgtattgtaaatacaaaataaaattatgaacaataatgtaatgaaattcaaaattaattaaattagtagataataaatattaacctgccactcatccatgttcatttgagaaatttcatcaataacggatctccgagatggcctcttggcctttccctttcccttatcaacacgaccttctcgggatgaagacatattgctatgtagaagtagaaatgtagaaatatggaataatattttttttgttttagcaattgagaaaggaagacaacttatagatagaactacgggaacaagtataagtgtataacaatgcgtaataagagtagcacttgcgtaattaaatggaagcacaatagcacaaatgagaaattggagacaaagagagagaattgggagattgaagagagaaactcttattaacacaagagtggggtgaatgtaaatgaggatagaggggggtatttatagataaaaatgaggggaaaatggaagaatttcgaatttgaaatttgaaaaaaaaaaaaattttcaattttcgcaaaaaccggcggtttttggcggaaaaccgccggaaccgccggttttccggccaaaaccgccggttcccgggccggaaccgccggttcagtcaacgaaaccgtctgcaaaagctgcgtcaTGTCGCCTCGTTTCTCGCGCCGCATCCGGAagccctgaaccggcggttaaccgccggttttcacggttaacgGCCGGTTAACCaccggaaccggccggttttttcagctgaaaagctgccgccggtTCCCCCATCAAAATGCCTCGAAATTagcgcccgaaccggcggttcggccggttaaccgccggttccgaaccgtccggaaccgccggttcggtcacggttccggttcaaaatatcttgaaccggaaccggaccgcaacccgaattccgacggttccggttcgggaaaaagtccacggttccggttcggaaccgaaaccggcggttaaccgccggaaccggaaccggaaccggtgggcatgtttAGATCGAAGTCGATTAATTTTCAACGAAGTTTGGGATGAAGACCAGATTCGATTTGTTCTGAAATCAGTAGTAGTATGATGCAACTGAAGACCATAAACCCTTCTCCACCGCCACATCCGCCGCCCGGCCTCAGATTGTTCCCCGCCGCCGACAGATCTCGAAAATTCCACCAGCTTCTGGTCCTCCTCCTCACTTTCTCCGCCTACGCCGCTTTCCACGCCTCCCGTAAACCCCCCAGCATCGTCAAAGCCGTTTTCACAACCCCACTCAACCAAACCCTACCCACCGACAATGGAACCGGGTGGGCCCCCTTCGACGGCCCCGACGGCCCGCACCGCCTCGGCGAGCTCGATCTCTCCTTCCTATTGTCCTACGCCATCGGCATGTATTTCGCCGGCCATTTGGGGGACACCGTCGATTTGCGAATTCTATTGACTTTTGGGATGGTTGGGAGCGGCATTTTCGTGTCAATTTTCGGATTAGGGTATTTTCTCGATTTGCATTCGTTTAGGGCTTTTTTGCTGATTCAATTGCTCTGTGGCCTGTTCCAATCGATCGGATGGCCGTgcgtggtggcggtggtggggAATTGGTTCGGTAAGTCGAAAAGGGGGCTGATTATGGGGGTTTGGAATTCACACACCTCTGTGGGTAACATTGTAGGGTCAGTGGTGGCTTCATCTGTGCTGGGGTTCGGGTGGGGATGGTCGTTTCTCCTCCCGGGGTTTCTGATCATGGCTGTGGCGGTTTTCGTCTACTTGTTCCTTGTCGTGCACCCGGAAATCGTAGGGTTTGAGGTGCCCGGGGGGAATGCAGAGTCTGATGTGGAGGGGGTGGCGTtggtcgagtcgaggaaagttGAGAACGGGGATGTCGATGCGGATGTGATGGAGAGTGAGGATGATGGGGGTTTGGTGGCTATTGGTTTCTTGGATGCGTGGAGGTTGCCGAATGTGGCGTCTTTTGCATTTTGCTTGTTCTTTTCTAAGCTGGTGGCTTATACATTCCTGTATTGGTTGCCCTTTTACATTAGGAACACTGGTAATTCATCTTTTTCGAGTGTGCATTGCATAATTTGTGGTGGATTTTTATGCTACTTCACTTGCTCTTTTTGTCCCGTAAATTTGTTGTCGAACATGCTGAAAAGTTTTGGATGCCGTTTTTCTTCCATTTGATGCCAAGTGTGGGACATGTCTTAGAAGTTAGCTTCTAATTTCTTTTAGTTCCGAGAAGCTTATGGATTGTTTATAGATCATTCTTTGAGATATCTAAATCTGTAGCTGAATTTCTATTGCTATGCCTAAAAATAATTTGGAGATGATGGATTTTAAGCTCTTCTCTGTTAACATTTTCACGATAGTGATTTTTGGTGCATTTTTTGTTTGAGGACCGTTGATGCATAGTTGCATACCGACTTCCATTAGTGCCAATGAATGAATTTTCAGCTACCTAAGTTCATCATCTTTTATCATATCTCATGAATTCTTATGATGTCAAAGGTTCTGTAAAGTTCTATCTGTAAATTATtctgttttttaaaataacGTTACCAATGTGTTTTtacattgattttttttaaattcccaTGTACATCGTTCTTCTTTCTTAATAAAATTGCCGACTGATGTTCCTTATCATATGCCTTTGTTTTATTCATGTAAACTGCAGCTGTTGCTGGTGTACATCTGTCTCATAAAACAGCTGGGATTCTCTCGACGATCTTTGATATTGGAGGTGTTTTTGGTGGAATTTCAGCAGGTTACGTATCAGATATGATTGAGGCTCGTGGTGCTACATCAGTTATATTTTTACTGCTATCCATTCCAGCTCTTATTTCTTACCGCCTTTATGGAAGCATATCAATGTTCACGAACATTGTTCTGATGTTTGCGTCTGGCTTACTCGTAAATGGACCCTACTCACTAATAACAACTGCAGTCGCTGCTGATCTTGGGACCCAGAGCATGATAAGAGGAAGCTCCCGTGCATTAGCTACCGTTACAGCAATCATAGATGGCACCGGTTCTGTAGGTGCTGCTCTCGGCCCTCTTCTGGCTGGATATATTTCTACTAGAGGATGGAATAGCGTTTTCTTCATGCTTATTGTTTCGATCTCTTGTGCTGCGTGTTTGTTGATTCGTGTTGTCAAGAATGAAATCAAGGGGAAGCTGAATGAGGGCAGATGGCTATGGCTATGGCTTAGCATAGTTGATAGGTAAGGTGTTTGTAttctttttccaatttttgtgtGCATTTAAAGGTATAGTTAGGAAATCTATATTTTCAGAAGCATATACAGTCCAGAGATCTGATTTCAGAGATTTGAACACAAAAATGTTACCTTAATAATTTCTTCTTCTGATGTTGGTGAATCCTTTTAATATAATACGTggatattaatattaattacgTAATTATAGAGTAGTTATATGAGATTAAGGGTCTTAGCCTCTTAGGTTTAATCTGCCTTTAATTATCaattcatttattaaaatactTCAATTCCATAATGGTTAATTTTAAAGCCTaaattaatactctctccattttCGTGATagtggaggcgtttcttttcagcacgcgatttaagaaaaattgtgttaagtgagttaaataaatgaagaataaagtaggaaatgaaaaatgtatagtgataaagagaaaataaaacaaatgagaagaaatgtgttgacttttacttaaaaaaaaaaagaaaatgcttcACTATTATCAAAATAGAATAATGACTCAATTATTATGGAATGGATGAAGTACGACTAATAGCAATGTTGAAAACCTAGTGATGAAGACTATCGATAAGTTGGTTGAGCGACGGTCGTTCTTTGCTCAACTGCCAGCCACTTTGATTAAATGATATCCTATTGACTTTGGTGGTGACTTGtctattaatttaaatattcaaatatatatatatatatatatatatatatagggatgtgatcatatCCTTTTCCCATCTTTTGTTCtatttccttctcaatctcgaCCCTCTATTTTCACGATCTGATGGCCGAAATTTAAGCTTGTtttcattatttatattattaaattaattcgaAAAGGGCATTGTTGGGAGAGTTTTGTTGCAGCGGTTATTTCAATTCCATAATTCTCTCCATTAAGTTTGGTAAgtatattttctaatttattttccatatttaATTCTTCTCTCATCCATTTTCACCGTTTACATTGCTGCAAATCAGAAAACTCAAATTCAATTCGTCTGCATTAATTTGGAGAAGTTACTATAGATTTTCTTCATAAGTTTTGGTGTTTTCAATTAGGGAAGAAGgtattttagtttgtttttatttcgtaTTTCTTCGTaatttctctttcttctctcaCATACTTGACTCGCTTTTCTACGTTGAACACGTATAGTGGTATAGTTTCTCGCCTAAACACGAATTCTGGAAGTATTCCTCGattggtttcattttttttaacaataagAAAGTAATTTAGTTAATTTCTTCATTGTATTGCagcaaataatgtaccaaaagtATCTAATAATGCGCACGGatcattgaataatgcacagatttaatagaataatgttgaaaggaaattgaattcatgctctttgggtttagcaatctatggggctaggttgtagtacccactcacaaacggaaccatcacaaagggaaGAGAGTATGAAtaattccccttgggtttagcaacccatggggctaggttatagcaccaccacaagaattcaattttattttttaatgcgtttaagatttggtacgacaaataatgtaccaaaagtATCTAATAATGCGCACGGATCATTGAATAATGCATAGATTTAATAGAATAacgttgaaaggaaattgaattcttgccctttgggtttagcaatctatggggctaggttgtagtacccactcacaaacggaaccatcacaaagggaagagagtatgaatcattccccttgggtttagcaacccatggggctaggttatagcaccaccacaagaattcaattttattttttaatgcgtttaagatttggtacgacaaataatgtaccaaaagtATCTATTAATGCGCACGGatcattgaataatgcacagattgaatcgaataatgttgaaaggaaattgaattcaggcctttgggtttagcaatctatggggctaggttgtagtacccactcacaaacggaaccatcacaaaggaaagagagtatgaatcattccccttgggtttagcaacccatggggctaggttatagccccaccacaagaattcaattttattttttaatgcgtttaagatttggtacgacaaataatgtaccaaaagtatctaataatgtgcacggataattgaataatgcacagattgaagagaataatgttgaaaggaaattgaattcttgccctttgggttttgcaatccatggggctaggttgtagtacccactcacaaacggaacctTCACAAATGGAAGAGAGtatgaatcattccccttgggtttagcaac
This portion of the Salvia splendens isolate huo1 chromosome 10, SspV2, whole genome shotgun sequence genome encodes:
- the LOC121752378 gene encoding putative glycerol-3-phosphate transporter 5 is translated as MMQLKTINPSPPPHPPPGLRLFPAADRSRKFHQLLVLLLTFSAYAAFHASRKPPSIVKAVFTTPLNQTLPTDNGTGWAPFDGPDGPHRLGELDLSFLLSYAIGMYFAGHLGDTVDLRILLTFGMVGSGIFVSIFGLGYFLDLHSFRAFLLIQLLCGLFQSIGWPCVVAVVGNWFGKSKRGLIMGVWNSHTSVGNIVGSVVASSVLGFGWGWSFLLPGFLIMAVAVFVYLFLVVHPEIVGFEVPGGNAESDVEGVALVESRKVENGDVDADVMESEDDGGLVAIGFLDAWRLPNVASFAFCLFFSKLVAYTFLYWLPFYIRNTAVAGVHLSHKTAGILSTIFDIGGVFGGISAGYVSDMIEARGATSVIFLLLSIPALISYRLYGSISMFTNIVLMFASGLLVNGPYSLITTAVAADLGTQSMIRGSSRALATVTAIIDGTGSVGAALGPLLAGYISTRGWNSVFFMLIVSISCAACLLIRVVKNEIKGKLNEGRWLWLWLSIVDR